atttgctttttatgtttttcgGTTTAACTTTCTGTTTGGTCTTTTATGCAGCTGAAGTTACTTTACTGTGTAGGAATTTTTATTAAACCATTCCTATGTTTTTGGACTGAGTTAGATACTGTAATGAATAAAGTTGACATtagtttatgaaaaaaatctttatgaaataaaataagaatattaaataaaagagcTCTTGAAAATTTGATGAAGATACATACCTTTAGTGGAGGTATGTGAAGTGACAGACTTTGGTATCTTTACAACAAACCAGAGATCAGTTGCCACATTATATAACTGCTTACTTTTGCTGCAATGATATTTAAATAAGTGATAACTATAAAACAAATTGCTTACTCGATGCTTTTATTGCAATGAACAACCCAGAGGGTTTTTGACTCTAATTCAATTCGGACGTTCTCAGAGAGGAAACACGGCTGAACAAAGGAGAAGGAAGTGGtatggtttaaatttttttttatttccagtatCAACGAGGTTCTTCAAAGGAAGGAACCATGGATTCTGCATTTACAAAAATCTTATGTTGACAACACGATCAGACTTCTGCAATTCATCCACATAGTGAGAGTGAGAATTTCTttagataacaggaaggctaggTTTTAGTTATGGTGCTTGTCAGATTTATAAAGTTGAcagtatttgttaaaatgtctaAGGAGCAACTCTCAGTCTTAAAGGGAATACACatgaataattatgtttttgagaCTTTAACCTTGCTAACTTTTCTAAGCGCTGATAAAAGAAGCtaaatacagtttaaatgtaaatcCTGTAatcattttgctttattttgtctttgcaaCATCTTTCCTTACATGGCAGCATAGCTCCTCTTCTTAATTATTAAGCGCTCAGGAAGAAACTACAAAACATCATTTACTTCTCTTCTTCAATCTACTCATAAGTACTTGAGGACACGACTGAGTCAGCTTAAATTGCTACAGGCagcacaaagatttttaaaacccAAAGATCATAATCAGCCACAAATTTCTGATCAGTTCAGGTCTATTAAAGATTCCTGTGGGAAGTGACATGAACATATTGCAAAGTCTCAAACCTCAAAGCCATATGCTGGTTTCTAAATAAATGGTGAAAAGGGAAGACAAAGGGGGGCAAGTGGGACTGTTCAAAAGAGAGATGGATTGTGGCAGTGAGCAGGGAACAAACATTCCTCTCCACTGAGCACACGACTCAGCATCCATCTGCACACCCCTAAgccttccttccatccatcattcCCTCATTGCACCTTCATCTTGTTTTATCTATGCCCACTCCAACCTCCAATCCCAGCTCTTCCTAACTTGTCTCGGGGATAAGTGTGGATGGGGATTTGGCCATTTCCTGAGCACAAAACATGTCGTTCACCTCGAAAAGCAATCCATCTTGTGTTGGATCTGCAGGGAGCATGCAGGCAgggaggcaggcaggcagggAGCGAGTGCAGAGGGGCAGGAGGTGGGTGGTTGTGTGGGTGAATGGCAGCTACCAGTAGCATGTCAGTTCCGCAGGATTTCTTATAGCACATGTGAAAACTTTGCAGTGCTAACAGTTGTTTGGCCTTATGAATAGTAGCAAGGAAGGTGTTAAGCTGGAACATGTGATGAACCGTCTAAGCTTGTCTGCTTGTCACATTTTGAGCATCTGCTCTACTGAGAATCAACAGCAGGTCTTGATCTGAAAAACATTAGATGAAGATGTTGTTGCTCTTACTGAGCTCAGTCTGCTGCTGGCATTTCCAGGCTGGTTTGTTGGACGTCTGCCAGGGATACTGCTGCCCAGCTGGGGGACGCTCGTCGTTAGTGCTGTGAGATGAATGGGGTTGGAAAAAATTAAGGCTTTGATCAATTGTTTCACTGCGGACTTCAGGAATACCTAAAGCAGCCATGAGTCAGCGCTCTGTGTAAACCATCAACCTCTTTGctttttccctgtttttttcttcttccctcaaTTCAGTCTTCTTCTGATTTGGGTCGCCTCCGTCTCTCCTCTGCGTCCCTTTCTTTCCCAAATGTCATCTCTGGGTGACAGTGCCGTAGTATCAAAGAGCAAAGCCTTCTCATCTTTTTGTTCTGACATATCACAGCTTTACAAGAGAAGGGAGGCAATTCTCCACAGACATTAGACTGAAGAAGCCATAAAACAGCTGATATACTTCTGTCTTTACAGTCAATGTCCTGTTAGGCAAAAGGACGAAATCAGCTATACAAACACTGAATCGGTTTTTCTAATTCTACATATTTATGTGGTTGTTAAAGTTTGTCTATTTCTGTAAGGGTGATTAGTTGAATGGCTCAGTAAAGATTGATGGTGTGCATGAAAATACTACAAGATCTGGGATGTGACCCAACTTTGAAATGATTAACTTCTGTTGTTGATCCAAATCCAGGCTCTCCCTGTTCATCCCTGGAGTCTGGGAATACTCTTGTTGTCCTCACCTAAACACTCCTGACAATTTCCATCCATCAGGTTAACCTAACAGCGGAGATTTACCTTTAGAAACTAGATGACTTTGTAtacagtgacttgcaaaagtattcctacccctttattgttattattattttgtcttttaccatgacaaccacaaactttggtTTATTGGACAGATTTTGTACGTGGAAAACCAATAAGtggttcattttttaaaaatattaagtctcaagaaaaatcaaaagtctaggatgcatttgtattcattcTACTCTAGTATGATCCCCAACACTTCTTAAGTCACAGAATTTGTAAGCAACCGTGTGTATTTCATGGCCGGCCTAAGGCATAAacaaactaagcagccgcttagggccccctcagtggagctgattttttattttattttattttgtaataatttctatgtCGTTATAATATCAAAATGCGCAATTTTACtataaattgatttgtttttacaataatatatatttgataatgtatgtagaaattattattttactgatgAAAATAACCCTGGTGGTCGTGGTAGGTACCGCACACTTCACGGTAACGAGCTTCCGTGCAACCAAACGTCCAAAGCTACAGTCAGAAGTTAAAACAATGTCTCTaaaaaggacttatccttcagggagggagaaaagaaagaggaagaattgAAAAAAGCCgagataaaggtttgttttaatgtgccttggtaatgtaatgtaaaagattaGCAAAGCTGCTATTAAAAAATTAGCTTGTTAGCGACTTGGAACGGTttagttcaacagccaaacatttatgctagatTCTTTGTGTGAAacagagtttaaactttaaatgagttgattctcatgcttggctctgtatatttctgaggtattttggcttcaaaacgacgtgttttataaaaataattaaaacttctcaatgtttgacattgtctagcaaaatgtttttacgtcaGGCTACATGGCTGCTACATCGATGAGCTGCTCTATGCTGTAGTTggggatttgttgtttgctgctgagcaaaatcattttgtggctaaaacaaagattattttacatcaacttctaagttatgtgaaacttctgttaaaatcatttgaggctcagaatcagtccagtaaAAAATCCACATTCTCAGAGGAGAAAGACTCGCCTggtataaattaaattttagctATTGGAGTTACACTTaagataaatttatttaagcaaagaatgtcatgaatatgagtgtagggctgcaccgattgcagttttctggctgatctcTGGTTACCAATattaaaaaacctgacctgccgattttgattttggctgatataaatttttttgtctgaaatgttgctaaatatagcaaaacgTCAATGAGTTGGCAACAgaggggtgaatattgttaaatgCAAACgtgcagacctgacctggtgggccggtctatcagtcaaacctctcactgcagagcagaagaggacagagactgatttttaaaccgTTGCTGACGAAGATAAGATTAGTGGATAAGATGGACTgcacatgtaagtatcggccaatcacgatcccccaaaattaaggaaattggcgcccagaaatcaactggtcgatTAATCAtctggccaataaatgtattataTTGTACATGTATATAATttaaacagcactgccagagatgcaataagttatagcaggtgtgtgaatgaccTAATGATCGGGCTGCTGgttgcagccagtccacattattagcagaaatagagggccccaaaaccacatttcacTTACATGGAGGCTTGGGCTGGGTCTGGTGTATTTTAATCTAGTTTTTAGGGAACATTATAGAAAATTGCAACTTAATAACCAAGAAACACACCAGAAAGGCTAGAAATAAAGTTGAAGATTCAATTAAATCAGAGttggcaaaacattttacaaacttttttaCAGCTCTGAGAACAATGTTCAAAATGATGAAGAATCAGGTGGTCTGGTAAGGTGAGACCACAGATGAACTCTTTGTCccacaagcaaaaaaataaacaaaaaaaagaacacagcaCATCATCTTCTACCTGTACTCTCCCTCCCATCAAACACACACTGCCCAAACTcccaaactgttttttttaagtgttcataaaacacttaaaaaatataattgcaGCAAAAGTTGGTTTCTGCAAAGTATTGGCTCACATAGATACTTAAATTGTGCTCATaacacaaaatgtgcaaaaattaaAAGGGTATGGGTACTTTAAAGTTTTGCAAGATACTGAAACTCTGAAAGGGCTTTACTTGAAAAGGAAGAAGGATTTCTGAGAACACGTATCTTTATACCTCTCAGGTCACAATTGAGTAATTAGCACCTCGTTGCAAACCTTGCACACTGAAATCACAGTCCTGTCTGGACTGTCAGAGACCAAGATGAAAGTCTGAGCGTGCTGTCTTGAAAAGTGAAGTACTTTGAAAAGCAGCAGGTGGAAACATCGATTGGTGGTAGCAGCTCAACGGACAGGGCTTACAACAAAAGATTTCATAAGGTCTCGCTGCCTCATTAAAGAAGAGAAAGtctctttctgttgtttatcAGAAAGGTGCTGATCATAAACCGCTGCTTCATGTCAGGGCAAGTTTACCTCTGCTGATCAAGGTGTGATTAAGGAAATAagtgacacacacaaaaagagagTTTGACCAAAGatgcaagttttattttgaaattttatttttctcatgatGCACATTTTTAGCatcttttatatcttttttttagcattgtCTTTATATAAAGCTGTGCTGCTGTGTTGCTATCTTATGCATTATATTCGCTGGAGGACCTAATCCTCTCATTTACTCTTGCTTCATAATGTTTGTTATTCTACCAAGCAGTAGAAGTATGTCAAAAAGCTCCTCTCGCAGCGTTGTGTTAGGAGCTACCTGAACAAAAGTGGGTTTTCTGCTTGTCTTTTGGCTCAGAGGACGTAATCAAGCCTCGAGCAGGAAATGTATTGTCTGACTCAGGAGTGCAAATTAAACACAAGCGTAGcttgtgtgtaggggtgtgcaGGGCGAACACCATCCTgccagagaaaagaaaacaaaaagaagcaggCTGAACTTTTCACACTTGAACACACAATCTGCTTTAGTGTTTACGCCCGTTATATTGTGAAAAGAAGCTTGACAAGTTGTCATCTCCTGCTGGACACCTATAATAACCCTGGCAGCAGGGTGCTGGGCTCTGCCAGCTCGTTGTTTTAGACCAAATCACAGAATATACACTAAATCAAACACCAAATgtgatgggggggaaaaaaataaaaacatctgccaagtcaaaataaaatctttggcAGATGCACTGAGCAAACCAGTCAGTTAATTTATGCTTTTGACACAGGATGTTAAGTGAAGTTGTTAACTGAGGTTATACCTACTTCTATTCACACAAAACCTTAGTCACATTCAAATCAGAGAAGATCCAAGTcttctggaaacattttgttggtCGATTCCAGCCCATGTATCCCAGGATAGGCTCTTCCAAGCtattatacattattttaacCTTTACTTGCATGATGGAAACCTACCTCCTAAAACACAGTATGTTTGGATCATAGTTCCAAaagtaaaacttgttttattcttGCCTGAAGTCTCTCCtgacctttttctttctctctaatGTGAAAATCACAGGCCTGATTGTAATTTACAGCACAAGAGTTTCACCTTGTTTCCAGCAATTTTCTGTTGTCACAACTCACTCTGAAGCGTGCCTTCTTGGGAACAAACCTCCCTGAAGACAGAGGCTGATTACAACAAGCAGACAGCAATAACAAGGCAAACttggttaaaaaagaaagaaaaagagaaagatgtaTGAAGGCTACAGAGTAATTACTACATCTTCGTTTCCTTTGCAATAGGATTGCAGATTGCAGATTGCAAAATATTAGAATGATACGTTAAAttaacattgttattttaaaatttgtctgAAAGGCACAAAACCTACTAAAGTTCATTGCTCTGTCTgaacactttgattttattgctCTATGGTTTCTCCTTCTCTGTAGAATATTGAGACTTTTACTGCCTGCCGGTCAGAGTCACAGCTGCTCTTATGAAGGGCATGTGACATTTACTCTTGCTGAAAGCTACCAGACATTATGTACATCATTGTTTGAGTTTCTTTGTAGCTCTTATCAGTTTATCAGAGTACTAAGTAGTCCTTATAGCGGCACTCGTTCTCAGACTTTCCTTGTCCTTGTGAAAGGATACAACAGTGTTGTTAAAAGCTGTTCTGTCTCCATCCTGCAAAATCATTGTCTTGTAAACATTTGTCTggaaataagaataataatgtGAATGTTACAAAGCGTTCAGATCACTTTGATACTCTTGCTACTGATATGACTATAACAGTATACTTTTAAGCTCATTCAAATTGGAAAGCATTAAACTATTCAAAGATATGTTAATAACTCTAgctatttaaaacttttatgctTCATTATGTTTCCCAAAGGAATTCTTGTGCCAGTTTTTACATTACAAATCATTATGCGCTTATTACATCCACTTAGTTTTTGCTTGAAACACCAAGAAATTAGTGTATTTCCAAATCcttgtttcctttaaatatcatttaatcttttataataaatgaaaacattcatttgtaTCCCTCACAAGGGAAACCTAACCACTTATCATGCTTTATAGCATATTAGCTTGTTCCTACAATTATCTTATCACCTTATTTTGTTTGCTAACATGCTAGAATTTGAATTTTGGCTAaggctacatttattttttctttcacaagtATTTAGAGGCATTTAGTGGCTTGTTCTAAAAAAAGGATCATCAAAAATATCTAGTGCATGTATCCAATTAATCTTCTTTAAGACTTGCAAAACCACGTCCCATGACTCATGTAAGTAGCAAAATTGCTACTGACTAATCAGAGTGGGAAGTAAATATGAAGTTTTCTTTgtctaaattaaattattgaattgaaataaaccaatgtttctctttttttatttgctgaagtTGTTCATGTAGATTgtagattaaaacattttagtgaaatTAACACAcgtttaatgttttaaagttttattgtcaAGGTTGAATATGTGATGTTAACTTAATTATATCCTCTCTCTCTataatttagtcttttttataCTGATGGAGGAATATGGATAATGAaataacataaagaaaaaacttttttgcaaTAGTCAAAATGAGACAATGTGACTGGCAGAGGATATGAAAGGGATGTTTACATGCTTCTTTTCTTCAGGCTTGTTAAAGTGGCAGATCGATGATGCTTTAAATCAATGTTCCAGCACCACTGCAAACCCCATAAAACCCATTAGTGAATTAAGATAGACCACTGCTCTGCCTTCAGGTGCTTTCCATTTGATGAAtgggagacagaaaaaaaaaatactgaaacaaaaaatggcaAACAAGAAGGTGTGAAAAACAGTGACAGTCAAAGGCAATAGCAAAGACAGGAGGTAAGAATTATTGCTTTTTGATTCAGACACTAAAGCAAACTTTACAAGGCACCTGGGTTTTCTGCTGCCGTAATTCACCACCGTCCAATTGCCTcgcaaaaaacacacaaccaggTTAGGAATCATTTCCCAAAAAACCATCGAGATGGGGAGGAATTACTTTGATATTTACCTTAAACCCTAACAGAACTTTGTTGGAGAAAGTAATACATATTTCAAATAGGAACAATGTTTCAGTCATTCTGCTATAAACTCCCTTACTgctcatattttttgttaacttttattAGGTTGTCAATTCATAAACTTTCCATAATACTTTGAACCTTCAGGGTGaagtttttgaacattttccataTGTTTTTTCTATATATCAAAGTCTTCAGCTTTTGTGGAGACAGGGAGGAGTAAATCCTCCAATCAAAGTGAGGTTTATGTTAAAGGCAGAATATAATATTAAACCCCTACGAGTGTTTGAAAGAAAGAgtcaaactgctgctgtttgtgcaGTGTCATCTGAAATAGTTTTTCAAGTTTGgaataatttcattttgctttaaagAACCTCCTTGATGCAGTGAGGAAGAAAGTATCAACCCATAATATGCTAAACTTGTCACAGCTGTACCTTTATGTAGAGTTTGGCAAAACTTGAAATAGGTAATGAAAATTGGCCAAGAAGAATTGGTCCTTCATTGGTACATTTGATTAAGTTCCCTTTCTTCTCATCGTTGATGAAAGTTAATCTCCATTTAGTAGTCCAAAACCAACAATGCTGCTTGAAACTAAAATACAAAGATCTTCTCTGCAGTAGCTCCCTCTCATTTAGTTTTTGGGATGAATTCATTCACTTCATGCATTCTTACTTAATTTATAAAGGGAATATTCATGTTTGGTGAGGTTTCTATATAGCAGTTATGTGAATAGTTGTGTTAAATATAAAGTTCGCCTTGGTTGGAATAGCCGATAAAATTGAAATAGGAGAAGTGAGAAAGGCAATCCACTCAACATCGGCTGATGCTAATTCACATGAACAGCATTGGCAGTCGAAACACACATGACAATCAATTCAGGGTAGATTGAGGTTCATAGTCTGGAAAAACACCTTAAAGGATCTGTAAGGTTTAATATCTCACATCTACAGGGTAGATTATTGTTATCTCATCAATGTTGAACAAAGCTTACACTAAGCGTAACAACCTGTGTCAGTCATTAAACTGGAGAGAGAACAGAGTGGGAAGACATAAAATTGATGTattagaaaagaataaaagggATTTGTGGAGGGGGCATGGCCGTCTGTTTCTGATAGCATTGTTTATGTGGTACTGTCTGTGGATCATTGATCCATTTGTCTTCATTGCGTCTCCATGTGTGAACTATTAGCTGCTGCAGTCCTTTGCTGGATCTTCCGTGTTGATAAAAAATGCACCTTCTCCCTGACAGTCCAAAAATGTCCCTGCCTCCTCTGTTTATAGAGCCGGATACTGACAGTAGCTGGGGGATGTGCTTACCAGAGCTACGAAGCAATAGCTGTTGTCACAGGCTTGGTTGTCTGTGCTGTGAGAACAAGCAGCAATAGTTAACATGTACTGTGTCACTGACCTGTCAGCACTACAGATAAGCTGCTTGAATCCAGAATATTTGACAAAGCTTTAGCCTGCATGTATAGTTTCTGACCCATATAATGTATGCTGTGCAAGAATGAGTCAAGCATCCACCCACTCACTTTCTAAAGAAAGGGTTATCTTTTGCAGCAGAATCCACTGTGGTGTGtgaattatgagaaaaatgagCATTGGGGTTTGTTAAAAAACGAACGGGTATGGACGTTGTCATCAATGCACAACAAAACGCACTGAGACCTGCATATAAGTTACATCTTGTTCCAGAACCTCTGTAAATTATTACCACTGTAACAACTGCTATGATCTGTAGGAGATCATGGGACATACATAATAACTTCAGCTGCATGACTTTAAAAGAGCCCCAGCATCACAATCACACTCCATGTGTCAACTTATAAATCATGACATGTTTAACTTACACTTGTAACcgtgttattttttaaaataaacatgaagcaCTTCTGGATCATTTTCTGGCCCTTGCTAACTTCCTTTCTGTGTatcttctctgttttgttttgcagctacAACCTCGGATCTGGTTATTATCTCCAACGCTGTCTCATCTGAGCCAGAGTGAAAGGAAACATAGACCATGGTCAGGTTTGGCGGCTGCTGTTGCTATGTATGAAGGACCGCTGTGGTGTCAATGGAGACCGAAGGCTATCGTGACCTCCTGGAGACCAGCGATGGTCAGGGGGTAGGCCTGCTGGATCGAGGGGGAGAGGTGGGTGTGGAGGAAGGCTGGAACACACCCTATCCTGTCGGTTTCCAGGTGTCGTTGACCACTGTCCTCGTACTGGAACTCGTGTTGGGCTTCAGCAGCAACTTGACAGTACTTGTTCTCTACTGTGCTCAATCCAACCTGGTAGATTCAGTCAGCAACCTCGTGACGGTCAACCTTCATGTGCTCGACATTCTGGTCTGTGTGCTCTGCTTGCCGCTGACGGTTGCTGTGATCCTGGTACCAGCAAATGAAAGTGGACTTAGCAGCCTGGCCACACTTTGCTGCTTCCATGAAGCTTGTGTCACATTTACAAGTGTTGCTACAGCAGTCAATGTATTGGTGATCAGTTTGGACAGATACGATATCTCAGTGCGTCCAGCCAGTCGTCTCCTGACGCCTAGACGTGCTGCATTACTCCTGACAGCAGTGTGGGCCGTCTCTCTGGCTGTTTTCTTCCTACCCTTCCTTGAAGGGGACTTCTTCTCTTCATTGGGTGAAGATACTGAGGATGAGGAGCTCGAAAGGCAGAGCAATGACTCAGAACTCAACACTGGGCATACTCCCATTTTTTCTTCCATCCCTCCTTCTTCATTACCCTCCGCTCCACCCTCCTCTCCTTCGCACCACCTGCCACCAGTATGGCAAAACAGGACACTGCTATGTGTTGGAGGGCAGGGGTATTACACGGGTATGGCAATGTATTATCACTTGTTACTCCAAGTACCCTGCTTCTTCATAGCTGTGGCAGTCATGCTTTTCACCTACTCCAGGATTCTCCAGGCCCTCAACATCCGCATCGGCTCACACATGATGAGGAACACACGGTCAAAGGACTCCACTTGCAGGATACGCTGCAGGAGGCAGAGGAAGAAGGAACTAAGCCTGCCAACAGAAACAGTGTCCTCTAACCAAAATCAAAACCTCAGTCACCCTCCACTCATCCCCTCTGCtacccctactccaacatcacCTCCACCATTGTCTTCCATGCCTCCGGGGATGTCAGATAGTGGGGCCACAATAACTACTGTGAGCACTGCTGCAACCACCCCTATTGCGACCACTCCAGCGACCCCTGCTTCTCCAACTCCCCCTTCTGCGTCAGCTCGAACCCATGCCTCCACACCTCTGCCTGCCTCATCCATGGGTGTACAGGCCTCAGTTTCAGCTATCATCGCTTTGAGAAGGGCAGTACGCAGGCACAGGGACAGACGAGAACGTCAGCGTCGCGTCCTGAAGATGTCCCTAATCATCATATCTACCTTCATGGGTTGTTGGGCCCCTCTGTCTGCAGTCAATGTTCTGATCCTTTGCATGGGCCCCAGTGACGGCCTTGTTGAGCTGCGTCTGTGCTTTTTGGCCATGGCTTATGGGACGACCATCTTTCACCCTCTGCTTTATGCTTTCACCAGGCAGAAACTGCGGCGGGCCCTCAAAACACGTGTAAAGAAAAGGGTAGTATCGCTCCTGCAAGTAGACCCAGCTCCCAGCGGGGGGACTGTGATTCATAACTCTTGGGTCGAGGGAGGAGGTCAGAGAAAAGGTCGCAAGTCACGGGTGGAGGCTAGTGATGGCACTGATAGATGCCTCACTGAGGCAGTCAGAGAATGAGGCTGCTCTTCAAAAGCAGTTGCATATCTGAGAGTGCTGTTGGGGTTTAAACAACTAAATGGACCTTACTAAGCTGATAGAGATGGATTACTTGTACATTTGTGAGTGGGCGTGAGGACAAATGAACAGCATATAATTTACAAGGATCAGAACAAACACTTTGTCCTCAAGTGTTTGGCAGATGTGGAAAGAGGAGAGCCTCAAGCTTTTATGAGAGCCATCTTTTTGCTCTCCTTACATAAACCCTTACAAGTTCACCACTGCCAGTAGGCAAACATTATAACAAACCTTGACATGACTACTCCAATTGCTAGTGTGATCCCTTCATGTAATGTAAGGGTTAAATATCTGCAAAGACATACAAATCAGTATTACTCTTCCGTGCACTTTTACCTGCATGTGCATGTACATATGCACAGTTTaacacacatcacacacacatccacttAATGCACATAATAAAGTCACTATCTGTGAAAGCACACAAGTATCTACCTGCACACATGTTCTCAGAGACATTAATACTTCTGAAAGaccttaatttttgttttcattattttcatgcCTTAATTGAGTTATTTGTATATTG
Above is a genomic segment from Xiphophorus couchianus chromosome 20, X_couchianus-1.0, whole genome shotgun sequence containing:
- the LOC114136115 gene encoding G-protein coupled receptor 22, encoding METEGYRDLLETSDGQGVGLLDRGGEVGVEEGWNTPYPVGFQVSLTTVLVLELVLGFSSNLTVLVLYCAQSNLVDSVSNLVTVNLHVLDILVCVLCLPLTVAVILVPANESGLSSLATLCCFHEACVTFTSVATAVNVLVISLDRYDISVRPASRLLTPRRAALLLTAVWAVSLAVFFLPFLEGDFFSSLGEDTEDEELERQSNDSELNTGHTPIFSSIPPSSLPSAPPSSPSHHLPPVWQNRTLLCVGGQGYYTGMAMYYHLLLQVPCFFIAVAVMLFTYSRILQALNIRIGSHMMRNTRSKDSTCRIRCRRQRKKELSLPTETVSSNQNQNLSHPPLIPSATPTPTSPPPLSSMPPGMSDSGATITTVSTAATTPIATTPATPASPTPPSASARTHASTPLPASSMGVQASVSAIIALRRAVRRHRDRRERQRRVLKMSLIIISTFMGCWAPLSAVNVLILCMGPSDGLVELRLCFLAMAYGTTIFHPLLYAFTRQKLRRALKTRVKKRVVSLLQVDPAPSGGTVIHNSWVEGGGQRKGRKSRVEASDGTDRCLTEAVRE